Proteins encoded together in one Entelurus aequoreus isolate RoL-2023_Sb linkage group LG20, RoL_Eaeq_v1.1, whole genome shotgun sequence window:
- the trappc3 gene encoding trafficking protein particle complex subunit 3 isoform X1 codes for MSRQSTRTTDSKKMNSELFTLTYGALVTQLCKDYENDEEVNKQLDKMGYNIGVRLIEDFLARSSVGRCQDFRETADVIAKVAFKTYLGVTPSVTNWSPAGDEFSLMLESNPLVDFVELPDNHSALVYSNLLCGVLRGALEMVQMAVDVRFVQDTLRGDNMTEIRMKFIKRIEENLPAGDE; via the exons ATGTCCCGGCAATCTACTCGCACAACGGACAGCAAGAAGATG AATTCTGAGCTGTTCACGTTGACCTATGGAGCCTTGGTCACACAACTGTGCAAAGACTATGAGAATGATGAGGAGGTCAACAAGCAGCTGGACAAAAT GGGTTACAACATCGGAGTGCGTCTCATCGAGGACTTCCTGGCACGCTCCAGCGTCGGCAGGTGTCAGGATTTCCGAGAAACGGCCGATGTCATCGCTAAG GTGGCGTTTAAGACGTACCTGGGCGTCACCCCCAGCGTGACCAACTGGAGCCCGGCAGGAGACGAGTTCTCCCTCATGCTGGAAAGCAACCCGCTGGTGGACTTTGTGGAGTTGCCGGACAACCACAGCGCTCTGGTCTACTCCAACCTGCTGTGCGGCGTCCTCAGAGGAGCCCTGGAGATG gTGCAGATGGCGGTCGATGTGAGATTTGTCCAGGACACACTGAGGGGAGACAATATGACAGAAATCCGTATGAAGTTCATCAAGAGGATTGAAGAGAACCTTCCGGCAGGCGACGAGTGA
- the trappc3 gene encoding trafficking protein particle complex subunit 3 isoform X2 translates to MFVKNSELFTLTYGALVTQLCKDYENDEEVNKQLDKMGYNIGVRLIEDFLARSSVGRCQDFRETADVIAKVAFKTYLGVTPSVTNWSPAGDEFSLMLESNPLVDFVELPDNHSALVYSNLLCGVLRGALEMVQMAVDVRFVQDTLRGDNMTEIRMKFIKRIEENLPAGDE, encoded by the exons AATTCTGAGCTGTTCACGTTGACCTATGGAGCCTTGGTCACACAACTGTGCAAAGACTATGAGAATGATGAGGAGGTCAACAAGCAGCTGGACAAAAT GGGTTACAACATCGGAGTGCGTCTCATCGAGGACTTCCTGGCACGCTCCAGCGTCGGCAGGTGTCAGGATTTCCGAGAAACGGCCGATGTCATCGCTAAG GTGGCGTTTAAGACGTACCTGGGCGTCACCCCCAGCGTGACCAACTGGAGCCCGGCAGGAGACGAGTTCTCCCTCATGCTGGAAAGCAACCCGCTGGTGGACTTTGTGGAGTTGCCGGACAACCACAGCGCTCTGGTCTACTCCAACCTGCTGTGCGGCGTCCTCAGAGGAGCCCTGGAGATG gTGCAGATGGCGGTCGATGTGAGATTTGTCCAGGACACACTGAGGGGAGACAATATGACAGAAATCCGTATGAAGTTCATCAAGAGGATTGAAGAGAACCTTCCGGCAGGCGACGAGTGA